Proteins encoded within one genomic window of Nitrospina gracilis 3/211:
- a CDS encoding Ppx/GppA phosphatase family protein has protein sequence MNHFASIDIGSNTIRLLVMQVNGQGEFHEVDSERAITRLGEGIHSEKKLLPHRIDLALDTLRGFQERCRKYGDVPMKLVATSAVREATNKDEFVNRAKDELGLMIDVIPWEEEARLTLAGVFWKLPEEDRPMVTFDIGGGSTEFIYSRGRRVEAVAGTSLGVVRLTERFLTQHPVAETEYQPLRAFLADELADVSRKLGSPKPEVLVGTAGTVTTLAAIRDDIYPYDPERIHGMHLPLSDVERLNDDLKAKSIEERRQIRTLEEGREDLIIAGTAILLETMRAFGCETLTVSEYSLREGVLIDAFRDRAGAG, from the coding sequence ATGAATCACTTTGCGTCGATTGACATCGGTTCCAACACCATCCGCCTGCTCGTCATGCAGGTCAACGGACAGGGCGAGTTTCATGAAGTGGACTCGGAGCGTGCCATCACGCGGCTGGGCGAAGGCATCCACTCAGAAAAAAAGCTCCTGCCGCACCGGATCGACCTCGCCCTGGACACTCTGCGCGGGTTTCAGGAGCGTTGCCGGAAGTACGGCGACGTGCCAATGAAACTCGTCGCCACCAGCGCCGTACGCGAAGCCACAAACAAGGATGAATTCGTGAACCGCGCGAAAGACGAACTGGGCCTCATGATCGACGTCATTCCATGGGAGGAAGAGGCGCGGTTGACCCTGGCCGGGGTGTTCTGGAAACTGCCGGAAGAGGACCGCCCGATGGTGACGTTCGACATTGGCGGCGGCAGCACCGAATTCATCTATTCCCGGGGTCGCAGGGTGGAGGCGGTAGCGGGCACGTCGCTCGGTGTCGTCCGCCTCACCGAACGGTTTCTCACCCAGCACCCTGTCGCAGAAACCGAATACCAACCCCTGCGCGCCTTTTTGGCTGACGAGCTGGCTGACGTATCGCGAAAACTGGGATCGCCCAAACCCGAGGTTCTGGTGGGCACCGCGGGTACGGTGACGACCCTGGCTGCCATCCGCGACGACATCTACCCGTACGATCCGGAACGCATCCACGGCATGCACCTGCCACTTTCAGACGTCGAACGCCTGAACGACGACCTGAAGGCGAAATCCATCGAAGAGCGCCGGCAAATCCGCACGCTGGAGGAAGGACGCGAGGACCTCATCATCGCCGGCACCGCCATCCTGCTTGAAACCATGCGCGCTTTCGGATGCGAAACCCTGACCGTCAGCGAATACAGCCTGCGGGAAGGGGTGCTGATCGACGCCTTTCGCGACCGGGCCGGGGCGGGTTGA
- the lptG gene encoding LPS export ABC transporter permease LptG, translating to MKILKHYILAQFLKTYLLMVVAMVGVFLVIDAFERLDEFVTKHGTFWDFVLYFLYKIPFILSYMAPQAILLATVVTLVGLARNNELTAMRACGISLTGITQPILSTSLIIALGLVFLNEFVTPKTSENMNYIFYVKVRGHENLHQASHQNLWLRSPNGSIWNMETFDPVNNVMYDVSLFYYDREHPVMRQRIDAQKVSWTGDQWVFEKGAMRFFSPGGLDKTQFFETQVFPVMEKPEDFNKVQKRPEEMSAREMYQNILIKESEGFDTARNRVDLHHKLSYPFISVVLALVGIPLSIRSSRRGGLLFCIGISLAIGFLFFFFYATSISLGQKGTFSPLLAAWGPCLLFITVGLYLLLTLDSEKVLPI from the coding sequence ATGAAAATCCTGAAACATTACATCCTGGCCCAGTTCCTGAAGACGTACCTGTTGATGGTCGTCGCCATGGTCGGCGTGTTTCTGGTGATCGACGCCTTCGAACGGCTCGATGAATTCGTCACCAAGCACGGTACGTTCTGGGATTTTGTTCTTTATTTCCTTTACAAAATTCCATTCATCCTGTCTTACATGGCACCCCAGGCGATCCTGCTGGCGACGGTGGTGACGTTGGTGGGACTGGCCCGTAACAACGAACTGACTGCCATGCGCGCCTGCGGTATCAGCTTGACAGGAATCACACAACCGATCCTGAGCACTTCACTCATCATCGCGCTGGGGCTGGTCTTCCTCAACGAGTTCGTGACCCCCAAAACCAGCGAAAACATGAATTATATTTTTTACGTGAAAGTGCGCGGCCACGAAAACCTGCACCAGGCTTCGCACCAGAATTTATGGTTGAGGTCGCCCAACGGTTCCATCTGGAACATGGAAACCTTCGATCCGGTTAACAACGTGATGTATGATGTCAGCCTGTTTTACTATGATCGCGAACACCCCGTTATGCGGCAGCGCATCGACGCGCAAAAAGTTTCGTGGACCGGGGACCAGTGGGTATTCGAAAAGGGGGCGATGCGGTTTTTCTCTCCGGGTGGTCTCGACAAAACCCAGTTTTTTGAAACACAGGTATTTCCTGTCATGGAAAAACCGGAAGATTTCAACAAGGTCCAGAAACGTCCGGAAGAGATGAGTGCACGTGAGATGTACCAGAATATCCTGATCAAGGAATCGGAAGGATTCGATACGGCCAGAAACCGCGTCGACCTGCACCACAAGCTGTCGTATCCGTTCATCAGCGTGGTGCTGGCGTTGGTTGGTATTCCGCTTTCCATTCGTTCCAGCAGGCGGGGTGGGCTTCTATTCTGCATCGGCATCAGTCTTGCCATCGGGTTCCTGTTTTTCTTTTTCTATGCCACGTCCATTTCGCTGGGGCAGAAAGGCACCTTCTCTCCCCTCCTGGCGGCGTGGGGTCCGTGCCTGCTGTTCATCACCGTCGGACTTTACCTTCTGCTTACGCTCGACAGCGAAAAAGTACTTCCCATATAA
- a CDS encoding aminoglycoside phosphotransferase family protein has translation MNSKTATSPSAEPRFNLPYLAKTLGGLFGQSVAGVEATPLQGDASTRRYFRLHPHYRSRGRGPDSLILMQLPEPFPGEKYDFVLVQKFLEALNVPVPHLYHYDVAQGFVFLQDCGDITLEHQLQDSDEGERRAWYRQAVDMLADMQFRATQRIRPDCPAYHLRFDTAKLMSEMDFMIEHYIEGLLRLKLNDTVWNALQHHLQRLCSELDRQPLHFTHRDFHSRNLMVYDEGLVMLDFQDARMGPSQYDLASLLRDSYHILPEEFVSDMVTRFISLKKQKEKGMWMQTNTGAFSIWCPFNAT, from the coding sequence ATGAATTCCAAAACCGCAACCAGCCCTTCCGCCGAGCCGCGTTTCAACCTGCCCTACCTGGCCAAAACGCTGGGGGGCCTGTTCGGGCAATCAGTTGCCGGGGTGGAGGCCACACCGTTGCAGGGCGATGCATCCACCCGCCGTTACTTTCGCCTGCATCCACATTACCGTTCGCGCGGACGCGGACCGGACTCACTTATCCTGATGCAGTTGCCGGAACCCTTTCCCGGCGAAAAATACGATTTCGTCCTGGTCCAGAAATTTCTGGAAGCCCTGAACGTGCCGGTGCCGCATCTTTACCATTATGACGTGGCACAGGGATTCGTCTTTTTACAGGACTGTGGCGATATCACGCTGGAGCACCAGCTTCAAGACAGCGACGAAGGCGAGCGCCGCGCCTGGTACCGGCAGGCGGTAGACATGCTGGCCGACATGCAGTTCCGCGCGACGCAACGCATCCGGCCGGACTGTCCGGCGTATCACCTGCGTTTCGACACAGCCAAACTGATGTCGGAGATGGACTTCATGATCGAACACTACATCGAAGGCCTGTTGAGATTGAAATTGAACGACACCGTATGGAATGCATTGCAGCACCACCTGCAGCGTCTGTGCTCCGAACTCGACCGGCAACCGCTGCACTTCACCCACAGGGATTTTCACAGCCGCAATCTGATGGTGTACGACGAAGGATTGGTAATGCTCGATTTCCAAGATGCACGCATGGGCCCCAGCCAGTACGACCTCGCATCCCTTCTCCGCGACTCGTACCACATCCTGCCGGAGGAATTTGTGAGCGACATGGTGACCCGCTTCATCAGCCTGAAAAAACAAAAGGAAAAGGGGATGTGGATGCAGACGAATACCGGCGCGTTTTCGATTTGGTGTCCATTCAACGCAACCTGA
- a CDS encoding (2Fe-2S) ferredoxin domain-containing protein: MPKPAYHILVCTNQRPPGHPRGSCGENGAMEVFEKIGMGIEQKNLFGKAMLTTTGCMGPCSMGPVVVVYPDGVWYKGVKPDDVDEILESHIMNGKKIERLEIPDEMWG; this comes from the coding sequence ATGCCGAAACCTGCATATCACATCCTGGTCTGTACGAACCAGCGCCCTCCGGGACATCCCCGGGGTTCCTGCGGCGAAAACGGAGCCATGGAAGTCTTTGAAAAAATCGGAATGGGCATCGAACAGAAAAATTTGTTTGGCAAAGCCATGCTCACCACCACGGGATGCATGGGACCCTGTTCCATGGGGCCGGTGGTGGTTGTGTACCCGGACGGAGTCTGGTACAAGGGCGTCAAGCCGGACGACGTGGACGAGATACTCGAATCCCACATCATGAACGGCAAAAAGATCGAGCGTCTGGAAATTCCCGACGAGATGTGGGGCTGA
- the yihA gene encoding ribosome biogenesis GTP-binding protein YihA/YsxC: MKIVKAEFITGAVSRKQFPNQPLPEIAFIGRSNVGKSSLINSLVNRKKLVKTSATPGKTQMINFFNINDVWMLADLPGYGFAKVPPQVQKKWQVLIEDYLQERERLESVVLIVDIRRKPTELDLVMRDWLEDAGLDYVVVATKSDKLSQTERKQQMAKIKKEFGGDGVRTVLMYSSKNNHGRKELWNHFSNRRKKEEAQPAEE; the protein is encoded by the coding sequence ATGAAAATCGTCAAGGCCGAATTCATCACCGGGGCGGTGTCCCGCAAACAGTTTCCCAACCAGCCGCTTCCCGAAATCGCGTTCATCGGGCGGTCCAACGTGGGCAAGTCGTCGCTCATCAATTCGCTGGTCAACCGCAAAAAACTGGTGAAGACCAGCGCCACGCCGGGAAAAACGCAGATGATCAACTTTTTCAACATCAACGACGTGTGGATGCTGGCGGACCTGCCGGGTTACGGCTTCGCCAAAGTGCCGCCGCAGGTGCAGAAGAAATGGCAGGTGCTGATTGAGGACTACCTGCAGGAACGCGAACGTCTGGAGAGCGTGGTGCTGATCGTGGACATTCGCCGGAAACCGACGGAGCTGGACCTGGTCATGCGGGACTGGCTGGAGGACGCGGGGCTGGACTACGTTGTGGTCGCCACCAAGTCGGACAAACTGTCGCAGACGGAGAGAAAACAGCAGATGGCCAAAATCAAAAAAGAATTTGGCGGTGACGGGGTTCGCACGGTGCTCATGTATTCCAGCAAGAACAACCACGGCCGGAAGGAATTGTGGAACCACTTTTCAAACCGCAGAAAAAAAGAGGAAGCCCAACCCGCCGAGGAGTGA